The following proteins are co-located in the Xyrauchen texanus isolate HMW12.3.18 chromosome 43, RBS_HiC_50CHRs, whole genome shotgun sequence genome:
- the LOC127635992 gene encoding nuclear factor 7, ovary-like: MATAGDSRVELQKELVCAICLDYFDDPVILKCGHNFCRMCILMHWEENGDDDVGYRCPECRMVFAKMSFTKNYLVKNLVDKLSDFDYLKTCRPSAPVKPVKMDGKCERHHEELKLYCHTDRKPICVVCRESRAHRHHDVAPVPEVVEDMKSELKLRLIKLNWQKSMCARVKGTDEQVKADIKLKKQALKEKIEEDVGSLVQFLLDEKDDLLERLEFEAVATIGLIDENLKCVESEAAKVDKAITEIQNQLSDSTNFESIRNSYSSQCHINLSVQVSNSPPDFSEFTGPFQLIMWKKMMHVLHTMPQNLTLDLDTAHPSLNISDFDTKVEEGRVRSQEPDMPQRFTRFFGVLATAQYSSGQHYWEVDVRDKGVWYLGVTTEYSNRKGFVNLSPSAGYWSLCLQDRLYANEEDSRVPVADYWNSPRVGVFLDYDRGHVTFFDAVTMKRIYNFVTYFDEPVSPFFSPGKNDPGSRLQICHFY; the protein is encoded by the exons ATGGCCACCGCCGGAGACTCAAGGGTCGAACTGCAGAAGGAATTAGTGTGCGCCATTTGCCTCGATTATTTCGACGACCCTGTGATTTTAAAATGCGGCCACAATTTCTGCCGCATGTGCATTTTGATGCACTGGGAGGAAAATGGAGACGACGATGTTGGTTACCGGTGTCCGGAGTGCAGGATG GTGTTTGCCAAAATGAGTTTTACCAAGAATTACCTGGTGAAGAACTTGGTGGATAAACTTAGCGACTTCGATTATCTGAAGACATGTAGGCCCTCTGCACCCGTCAAACCAGTGAAAATGGATGGGAAATGTGAGCGACACCACGAGGAGCTCAAACTGTACTGCCACACAGACAGAAAGCCCATCTGCGTGGTGTGCCGGGAATCTAGAGCCCATAG acaCCATGATGTTGCTCCTGTTCCAGAGGTTGTTGAAGACATGAAG AGTGAGCTCAAGCTAAGGTTGATCAAGCTCAACTGGCAGAAGTCCATGTGTGCCAGAGTAAAGGGCACAGATGAGCAGGTCAAAGCCGACATTAAG CTCAAGAAACAAGCCCTGAAGGAGAAGATTGAGGAAGATGTTGGTTCCCTGGTTCAGTTTCTGTTGGATGAGAAGGATGATCTCTTGGAAAGGTTGGAGTTTGAAGCGGTGGCCACTATTGGGCTCATCGATGAGAACCTGAAGTGTGTGGAGAGCGAGGCAGCCAAAGTGGACAAAGCCATCACTGAAATTCAGAACCAGCTGAGTGACAGCACTAACTTTGAG AGTATTAGAAATTCATACTCTAG CCAATGCCATATCAACCTCAGTGTTCAAGTGTCTAACAGCCCTCCAGATTTCTCAGAGTTCACAGGTCCCTTTCAGCTCATCATGTGGAAGAAAATGATGCATGTGTTACACACAA TGCCTCAGAATCTGACTCTAGATTTAGACACTGCCCACCCCTCCTTGAACATCAGTGACTTTGACACAAAAGTAGAGGAGGGCCGAGTTCGGTCCCAAGAGCCCGACATGCCACAGCGTTTCACGCGTTTCTTTGGGGTGCTCGCCACTGCCCAGTATTCCAGCGGGCAGCACTATTGGGAGGTGGACGTAAGGGACAAGGGGGTCTGGTATCTGGGTGTCACTACTGAGTACAGCAACCGCAAAGGTTTCGTTAATCTTTCACCGTCTGCTGGCTACTGGAGCTTGTGTCTCCAAGACCGACTGTACGCCAATGAGGAGGACTCCCGCGTGCCCGTAGCAGACTATTGGAACTCCCCGCGTGTCGGAGTGTTCCTGGATTACGACAGGGGTCATGTTACTTTCTTCGATGCTGTCACTATGAAACGCATCTATAACTTTGTCACATACTTTGATGAGCCTGTGTCGCCCTTCTTTAGCCCTGGGAAAAACGACCCAGGCAGCCGACTACAGATATGCCATTTCTACTGA